A region of the bacterium genome:
ATTCGGTAGATTGTTCACAGGGCTTCGCACCCCATCATCAGCGCAACGGTAGCACGCCTGTGTAGGGACCGGCAGGAACATACCGGCTATTCCTGGTACCTAAAATCTAAGTACTTGAACACACCCAACTTTGCGACATCGTGTCGCAACCTAACACCCAAGCTCACCTGCGGCTATTGAGTCTAGCGAAATAGCGGTCAGGTGGAGTGTTTTGTTAGGTGTTTTATTCTGGTTATTGAAACCTGTCATCACTTGACCAGAGCGTGTGGAATATTCGGACTCTCAGGATTTGGAGTTATGGTCTGTCTTGCGGGATTCAATACAAGATCCATATCCTCCATAGGCACAGCTCCCATCAGTACTGAATCACCAAGGACAAGAGCACCCGTAAAACATGTCCGCTTCTCGAAATTAATTTGGACCGGACCAACGTACGACACAATTATGTTTTTCCCATCAGCAGTTGTAACTTCCCGTTTCTCGATCTCCATGAGTTTGAGTTGAAATGCGATGTGTTCTGGGATGCACAAAGTTATTGCTCCCGTATCTACCAACGCATCAACCTCGATAGGTCTCAACTCAGAATTCCGAGGGTTCGATAGTGTTATCTTTGCATGGATATACCCCATTGGTTCCTCCTCTTTGTAGGGGAACGCTCTCGGATAAAAAATTGAGCGTTGATTTTATTAGCCATTCCAGCTAACTATTTTTCTTCATTCCCCCCACTATTTTTTGCAAGAAATTCTTACTTCCTTCTTTTACCTATCTCCCAATTCCCCTCTTTTTATCCTCCAAAATTTATAACCGTTCAGCCACCAAGGCACGAAGACACATATGTTAAAGAAAAAAATACCTCAGATGGCCAACTATCTACGATTTTTTAACCTAAGTTTTGCATGAAATCGAATCTATCGTCTTTCTTTTTTTATAAGCCACAGATTTACACGGATGGACACAGATAAGAACTAACTCCCTACAAAAATTTGTTCTTGTGATTTTTGTGAGGATCAATGAACATTCTTCTTTAACATAACTTCTTTAATTTCAAAAAAATAAAATATATTTTATATTTATCCGTGTTCAATCTGTGTTAATCTGTGGCTTTATATCCTGAATTTCCTGCAAAAGTTTGGTACAATAATAGAGGGAGACTATGTCTTTTTTTATCTCCTATTTTATTTCGCTATATATGTTAAGTGTGTATATCCAAATGGTGTTGGAACAAGATTCCTTTCTTTTATATAATCCTCTGCCATTTTCTTTAACAAAGAGCAATCCCCGTATATTGCCTTTCCTTCCATAATAGCCTTAAGAATAAAGTGCCTGTGGATTATATCTATAATCTCATCCTCCTTAAATCCTAGGGCATCTATAAAACCAGGCTTCTCCTCAAATAGAAGGGATAGCCTCTTGTGCAGGTCAGAAGGAAGCTCATCTGAAATAACAAGGATATCATAGTCACTCCTTCTTCCCCCTTTTCCCCTTGCCCTTGAACCAAAGAGAATTATCGATTTAAGCCTTATTTTCTCCTTAAGCCTATCTATGTAATTGGCAAAAGCTTCTTTGTCTCTCCTATTATCTGAGAGGCTATTACAAGACATCTTTGTCCATCCTTTTTTGTATAAAATTGGGAGGGGATGCCATAGGGCAGCCCATTTGGATACCTCGTAGGCACATAGACCTTGTCAAGCTCCCTTGCCTCATCAAGTAAGTTTTTTAGCTCTGGAATGCCCTTAATGCCCCTATTGATGTCGCCTTCTATGAGAATATATAGGCTATGAACCCACTCTACCCCTTCATCACGAAAGTAGTAGACAGCCTTTAGGGCCTTTTCTGCTGCCTGTTGAGCAATGAAACAAACCCAGTTATACCCTTCTTTTTCCAAAAAGGAAGAGGCTGCCTTCAAATCCTCCTCTGCCTGGCTAAACCATCTAGCTGCCTCAATCTCCCTTTTTTCCACTATCTTATCACCCCAATCTTTCCTATTTTTGTAAGTGTTCAGCCACAAAGACACTAAGACACAAAAATAGAGCAGTAGAGCAGCAGAGCAGTAGTTAAAGACTTTTCTGAAAGTTCCAGAACGGCTACTCTATGGCTCTACTGCTCTCTAAGATACATACTTTTTTTCCCTTCGTGTCTTCGTGCCTTGGTGGCTGAACGGTTACCTATTTTTAAAAGTAGTAGGGGCGAAAAAATTTCGACCTGTATGGTTAGGTCTATACTACTGTATTTTCTCCTTCGCCCCTGCGGGGCTTAATTAATTTTCAATCTAATGTTCCGTAGGTTCAAACCTACGGCTAACATACTACAGCCCTTCGGGCTTTAATAATGATTCCTGAACTCCAGAGCCTGTCAGGAGCAGGTTCTGTCAGAACTTGCCCTGATGAAAATCAGGGAACAGGTTTTATTAATATATCCTATTATACGCCGAAGGCGTAAAGGAATTTAGCCACAGATTTCAATCTACGGAATAATGGTATCCCCTAAGGTCAAGCCCTGACAGGGCGCAGGAAAGATTTCAACCCATTGTTTATAATCTCTAACCATACAGGTCGAAAAATTTCGTCCCTACCACTGTTGTTATTTCACAACAAGCCTCATAAATAGGCCGATCTTCCAAAAACGGCCAGTTCCGACGTATTTACTCAAAATCAAGTTGAGAACTTGTCAATTGCGAGCCCGAACGGAGTGAGTGAGGGAGCAATCCGTCCTGTTTCGCCTTCGGCT
Encoded here:
- a CDS encoding clan AA aspartic protease translates to MGYIHAKITLSNPRNSELRPIEVDALVDTGAITLCIPEHIAFQLKLMEIEKREVTTADGKNIIVSYVGPVQINFEKRTCFTGALVLGDSVLMGAVPMEDMDLVLNPARQTITPNPESPNIPHALVK
- a CDS encoding nucleotidyltransferase domain-containing protein — protein: MSCNSLSDNRRDKEAFANYIDRLKEKIRLKSIILFGSRARGKGGRRSDYDILVISDELPSDLHKRLSLLFEEKPGFIDALGFKEDEIIDIIHRHFILKAIMEGKAIYGDCSLLKKMAEDYIKERNLVPTPFGYTHLTYIAK
- a CDS encoding HEPN domain-containing protein; this translates as MEKREIEAARWFSQAEEDLKAASSFLEKEGYNWVCFIAQQAAEKALKAVYYFRDEGVEWVHSLYILIEGDINRGIKGIPELKNLLDEARELDKVYVPTRYPNGLPYGIPSQFYTKKDGQRCLVIASQIIGETKKLLPIT